Proteins encoded within one genomic window of Halalkalibacillus sediminis:
- the mutY gene encoding A/G-specific adenine glycosylase, whose protein sequence is MEKKSSYSIPVLFDSQAFQRDLIEWYQQIKRELPWRENQDPYRVWVSEIMLQQTRVDTVIPYFNQFMARYPTVQDLSEAAEQDVLKSWEGLGYYSRARNLHTAVKEVVANYDGKIPSEKKELKKLKGVGPYTQGAILSIAFDQPEPAVDGNVMRVMSRVLHIDADIAKAKTKSLFEDVVSEVISTEDPSSFNQGLMELGALICNPTNPKCEECPVQKHCMAYELGIQTELPVKTKNKKQKKANYTAIVVKNEADEFFIQQRASQGLLAGMWEFPLADLSEVSEDGMLRWFEKEYGIEIDAIRHGEKVKHIFSHLIWEVDVMFCMVKDQADLNRMQKGKFVSREELADYPLPNVQLKILKQIDAQV, encoded by the coding sequence ATGGAAAAAAAGTCTTCATATTCTATACCCGTTTTATTTGATAGCCAAGCATTCCAAAGAGATTTAATTGAGTGGTATCAGCAAATCAAACGTGAGTTACCTTGGCGTGAAAATCAAGATCCTTATCGTGTCTGGGTTTCAGAAATTATGCTTCAACAAACACGAGTAGACACGGTTATTCCCTATTTTAACCAATTTATGGCTCGTTATCCGACCGTTCAAGATTTATCAGAAGCCGCCGAACAGGACGTATTGAAGTCTTGGGAAGGCTTAGGTTATTATTCAAGAGCTCGTAATTTACATACAGCGGTCAAGGAAGTAGTCGCAAATTATGACGGTAAAATTCCTAGTGAAAAGAAAGAACTGAAGAAACTAAAAGGTGTCGGTCCATATACGCAAGGTGCGATTCTGAGTATTGCTTTTGATCAACCAGAACCAGCTGTCGACGGAAATGTTATGCGCGTGATGTCTCGAGTGTTACATATTGACGCTGATATAGCAAAGGCAAAGACAAAATCTTTATTCGAAGATGTTGTTTCAGAAGTTATTTCAACAGAAGATCCTTCATCATTCAATCAAGGGTTGATGGAACTTGGTGCGCTCATTTGTAACCCAACAAACCCTAAATGTGAAGAATGTCCTGTGCAGAAACATTGCATGGCTTATGAGCTAGGTATCCAGACAGAACTTCCTGTAAAAACGAAAAACAAGAAGCAGAAGAAAGCGAATTATACTGCTATAGTTGTAAAAAATGAAGCGGATGAATTTTTTATTCAGCAAAGAGCCAGTCAAGGGCTGCTTGCAGGCATGTGGGAATTTCCTTTAGCCGATCTTTCTGAAGTTAGTGAAGATGGAATGCTTCGATGGTTTGAAAAGGAATATGGCATTGAAATTGATGCCATACGCCATGGCGAAAAAGTGAAGCATATCTTTTCCCATTTGATTTGGGAAGTTGATGTGATGTTTTGTATGGTTAAAGATCAGGCGGATTTAAATCGGATGCAAAAAGGGAAATTTGTTAGTCGTGAAGAATTAGCTGATTATCCTTTGCCTAATGTCCAGTTGAAAATTCTCAAGCAAATCGATGCTCAAGTTTAG
- a CDS encoding YczE/YyaS/YitT family protein gives MSKELIFSIIFYILGMVVLAFGVTMLILSGLGTGAWDALFVGLFELFGLTVGAWIFIVGIILIFLNSFLLKNKLDYSAVLTIFLIGVFIDFWLLIVFSGVEVTAMTSRISLLGLGVVCMSAGIGMYLQLNFARNPIDNLMMAVHYRTNWSLAVSKSSIEVAILILAFFIGGPIGIGTVIVAFAIGPLVQLFFKRFERLKFRFAQ, from the coding sequence ATGAGCAAGGAATTAATATTTTCTATCATATTTTACATATTAGGAATGGTCGTTTTGGCATTTGGCGTAACAATGCTTATTTTATCAGGCTTAGGAACTGGGGCATGGGATGCTCTATTCGTAGGTTTGTTTGAATTGTTTGGTCTAACAGTAGGAGCTTGGATCTTTATCGTAGGGATCATTTTGATTTTCTTAAATAGTTTTCTGTTAAAAAATAAACTGGATTATTCAGCGGTGCTGACTATCTTTTTAATAGGTGTATTCATTGATTTCTGGTTATTAATCGTATTTAGCGGCGTCGAAGTGACTGCAATGACTTCTAGAATTTCGCTGCTTGGGCTTGGTGTCGTTTGCATGAGTGCCGGGATTGGTATGTATTTGCAACTTAACTTCGCTCGAAATCCGATTGATAATCTGATGATGGCTGTTCATTATCGAACGAATTGGAGCTTGGCTGTTTCGAAATCATCAATTGAGGTTGCCATTTTGATTCTCGCATTTTTCATTGGTGGTCCAATTGGTATTGGAACGGTTATTGTGGCTTTTGCGATCGGACCTTTAGTTCAGCTATTCTTTAAGCGTTTTGAACGCTTGAAGTTTCGATTTGCACAATAA
- a CDS encoding AAA family ATPase codes for MTIEQQVQKMKDQIGQVIMGKGEAVELLMNALMNQGHVLLESVPGTGKTMLAKSIARSIEGKFQRIQFTPDVLPSDVTGVQFFNPKEQQFELRVGPVVTNVLLADEINRATPRTQSSLLEVMEEQQITIDGETVEIPQPFIVIATQNPIESQQGTFDLPEAQMDRFFMKLDLGYPSFDDEQRMMRSYKTERPLEKLTSIFTKDELKSLQEEVKQIEISEVVQTYLLHIVHATRNHQYVDVGISPRGTLAFMRAAQGNAAIEGRNFVTPEDLKKVAPYVLSHRLVLSLDGSTIMNQTEVLEEILEEVEVPAEYGVAKK; via the coding sequence ATGACAATTGAACAACAAGTACAGAAAATGAAAGATCAAATCGGTCAAGTAATTATGGGGAAAGGGGAAGCGGTCGAATTACTGATGAACGCTTTGATGAATCAAGGGCATGTGCTTTTAGAAAGTGTTCCAGGAACGGGTAAGACGATGCTCGCTAAATCGATCGCACGCTCCATAGAAGGAAAGTTTCAGCGAATCCAATTCACACCGGATGTGCTGCCATCAGACGTAACAGGTGTGCAATTTTTTAATCCGAAAGAGCAACAGTTCGAGCTTCGTGTGGGGCCAGTTGTTACGAATGTCTTGTTGGCTGATGAAATCAACCGCGCGACACCAAGGACACAGTCATCGTTACTTGAGGTGATGGAGGAGCAACAGATCACTATCGATGGGGAAACTGTCGAAATCCCTCAACCATTCATCGTAATCGCTACTCAAAACCCGATTGAATCTCAGCAAGGGACGTTCGATCTTCCTGAAGCTCAGATGGATCGTTTTTTCATGAAGTTGGATTTGGGTTATCCGTCATTTGATGATGAGCAGAGGATGATGAGGTCCTATAAGACGGAACGACCGTTGGAAAAATTGACATCTATTTTCACGAAAGACGAGTTGAAAAGTTTACAAGAAGAAGTGAAACAAATTGAAATATCAGAAGTGGTTCAAACTTACTTGTTACATATCGTTCATGCCACTCGTAACCACCAATACGTAGATGTTGGAATCAGCCCACGTGGTACGTTAGCATTCATGCGTGCAGCGCAGGGGAATGCGGCGATAGAAGGACGAAATTTCGTAACACCAGAGGATTTGAAGAAGGTGGCTCCATATGTACTTTCTCATCGTTTAGTGTTGAGTCTTGACGGTTCAACAATTATGAATCAGACAGAAGTACTTGAAGAAATATTGGAAGAGGTTGAGGTTCCTGCTGAGTATGGGGTTGCGAAAAAATGA
- a CDS encoding YfhH family protein, which translates to MERRYSNYTVEELREEIAELTEKARKAEQMGMVNEYAVYQRKMIMAKSYMLDPSQFSGGEVYEIEGAPGELFAVDYLRGVFVWGRRENYEGKVLSEDLEAVPIGVLAKKVQ; encoded by the coding sequence ATGGAACGAAGATATAGTAATTATACAGTTGAAGAATTACGGGAGGAAATCGCTGAATTGACTGAGAAAGCCCGTAAGGCCGAGCAGATGGGGATGGTTAATGAATACGCTGTTTATCAGCGGAAAATGATCATGGCTAAATCGTATATGCTGGACCCCTCACAATTTTCAGGTGGGGAAGTCTACGAAATCGAAGGTGCCCCTGGGGAGTTATTCGCCGTCGACTATTTGCGAGGTGTCTTCGTATGGGGACGTCGTGAAAATTATGAAGGCAAGGTATTAAGTGAAGATCTAGAGGCAGTTCCAATCGGTGTTTTAGCAAAAAAAGTCCAATAA
- a CDS encoding SDR family NAD(P)-dependent oxidoreductase produces the protein MKQALITGAGTGLGRALALEYTKDYDLTYLVGRRKQPLEETKQLIDEQGGKAEVVVCDITNRQEIEQLTQSVGFIELLINNAGIGHFGSFEDLSKDQIDDMIRLNVTATIDVTQSFIKKLLASQGKILNVISTAGLRGKVSETVYCASKFAQRGFTESLQAEYEGKLTVSGVYMGGMNTPFWDESDHVTDPSGLKLPEDVAKEIHQQDDGRKEIHI, from the coding sequence ATGAAACAAGCATTAATAACAGGTGCGGGAACTGGTTTAGGTCGTGCACTTGCTTTAGAGTACACTAAGGATTACGATCTCACGTATTTAGTCGGTCGAAGAAAACAACCGTTAGAAGAGACGAAACAGTTAATCGACGAACAAGGTGGAAAAGCTGAAGTTGTTGTTTGCGACATAACGAATCGCCAGGAGATTGAACAACTTACACAATCAGTCGGCTTTATCGAACTACTCATCAATAATGCAGGCATCGGACATTTCGGCTCATTTGAAGACCTATCCAAAGACCAAATCGACGATATGATCCGCCTGAATGTCACTGCTACTATCGATGTGACCCAATCATTTATTAAAAAACTGTTGGCATCTCAAGGAAAAATACTGAATGTCATTTCTACTGCAGGACTTCGCGGCAAGGTGAGCGAAACAGTCTATTGTGCAAGTAAATTTGCTCAACGCGGATTCACTGAAAGTTTACAGGCTGAATACGAAGGAAAACTTACAGTTTCTGGTGTTTACATGGGTGGCATGAACACGCCATTCTGGGATGAAAGCGATCATGTAACTGATCCATCAGGCTTAAAGCTTCCTGAAGATGTAGCAAAAGAAATTCATCAACAAGACGATGGGAGAAAAGAAATTCATATCTAG
- a CDS encoding DUF402 domain-containing protein — MLIPAAGDSIQIQSYKHNGQIHRVWDETLVLKSKSNLMIGANDRVLVSESDGRTWRTREPAITYFTTNHWFNVICMVRNDGVHYYCNISSPFIIDEDALKYIDYDLDIKVFPDMSYKILDEDEFDLHRQQMNYPDVLQKILRKQLGTLERWVQQRKGPFAADFVDKWYEHYLSFPQWSK; from the coding sequence ATGTTGATTCCAGCAGCTGGTGACTCTATCCAAATTCAAAGCTATAAACATAATGGACAAATCCACCGAGTTTGGGATGAGACACTGGTATTGAAAAGTAAATCGAATTTGATGATCGGAGCGAATGATCGGGTCCTAGTTAGCGAAAGTGACGGCCGGACATGGCGAACCAGAGAACCTGCGATCACATATTTTACAACGAATCATTGGTTCAATGTCATCTGTATGGTACGTAATGATGGTGTACATTATTATTGTAATATCAGCTCACCTTTCATTATTGATGAAGATGCATTGAAATATATAGATTATGACTTGGATATTAAAGTTTTTCCTGATATGTCATACAAAATTTTAGACGAAGATGAATTCGATCTTCATCGACAGCAGATGAATTACCCAGATGTTTTACAGAAAATCTTGCGTAAACAATTAGGTACTTTAGAGAGATGGGTCCAACAGAGAAAGGGACCATTCGCCGCAGACTTCGTAGACAAATGGTACGAGCATTACTTATCGTTCCCACAATGGAGTAAGTAA
- a CDS encoding metal-dependent hydrolase: MDTATHITMGVAISGLSTLDPAVQQDPALFQAVFIGAIVGSHAPDFDTFFKLKDNATYIRHHRGSSHSPLAVLIWSFIVSLPIFAFFSDVSYLHLWLWVLLAVCLHVFVDIFNAYGTQALKPFTHKWIAIGFISTFDPYIFFLLVVGILAWLLGAAPAYTFLTIFFILFLYYIKRYLDKREMVKILNEYFDDVEKVVTQPTIRHNIWRIAIVTKKEFYVAVYDHGHIDIKDTFLRRELPDTTEMNAALQDKNVQAFLNFSPVYRYEIDRYDDYTEVRFIDLRYRSQGHYPFVAVVTLDKFYNIITSYTGWVYSEGKLQKKLESSEENA; encoded by the coding sequence TTGGATACTGCTACCCATATTACCATGGGAGTCGCAATTAGTGGGTTATCTACATTAGATCCTGCTGTTCAACAAGACCCAGCGTTGTTTCAGGCAGTATTTATTGGTGCTATCGTTGGCTCACACGCTCCTGATTTCGATACATTTTTCAAATTGAAAGATAACGCAACTTATATAAGGCACCATAGAGGTAGCTCACATTCTCCATTGGCTGTTTTGATATGGAGTTTTATCGTTTCCCTGCCTATTTTCGCATTTTTCAGCGATGTTAGTTATCTTCATTTGTGGCTTTGGGTGTTGCTTGCAGTATGTCTGCATGTGTTTGTCGATATTTTCAACGCATATGGGACTCAAGCTTTAAAGCCTTTCACGCATAAATGGATCGCCATTGGCTTTATAAGTACATTCGATCCATACATTTTCTTTCTACTTGTAGTCGGTATTTTGGCTTGGTTACTTGGCGCAGCACCAGCATACACATTTTTAACTATTTTCTTCATCCTGTTCCTATATTATATAAAAAGATATTTGGACAAGCGAGAAATGGTGAAGATTCTTAATGAATACTTCGACGATGTTGAAAAGGTCGTCACACAACCGACGATCCGCCATAACATTTGGCGAATTGCGATCGTGACAAAAAAAGAATTTTATGTAGCTGTATATGATCATGGCCACATTGACATCAAGGACACATTTTTAAGAAGAGAATTACCAGATACGACCGAGATGAACGCAGCATTACAAGATAAAAATGTGCAAGCATTCTTGAACTTTTCCCCTGTTTACCGATACGAAATCGATCGATATGATGATTACACGGAAGTCCGTTTCATCGACTTGAGGTATAGATCACAAGGCCACTACCCATTCGTGGCAGTCGTAACGTTAGATAAGTTTTATAATATCATTACTTCTTACACCGGCTGGGTATATTCAGAAGGTAAACTACAGAAAAAATTAGAATCCTCAGAAGAAAATGCCTGA
- the recX gene encoding recombination regulator RecX, with the protein MIISRITKQKKNQNRYNIFVKKNNEEAFASGVHEDILIRFALRKGMELNDEELQSIQQQDAIYKYYTLTLNFLSYRMRAKSEIITYLQDKEAEEEEIAHVLKKLEDEKLIDDEAFAEAYTRTKMNTSSKGPNVIRRELMEKKIPQNYIDEALAGYSKEIEVEKLTSLLEKKMSSNNRKSFNQQLNQAKQSMLQKGFNMDSIQLAIEEISIEKDEDEEMEAVRFQGEKAWRKHERKHEGFQLKQHVKASLFQKGFPGDLIQQFIEEKEEEEV; encoded by the coding sequence ATGATAATCAGTCGAATTACCAAACAGAAAAAGAACCAAAACCGATACAATATTTTTGTGAAAAAGAATAATGAAGAAGCATTTGCAAGTGGTGTTCATGAGGATATTTTAATCAGGTTCGCTCTTAGAAAAGGTATGGAGTTGAATGATGAAGAACTTCAATCGATCCAACAACAGGATGCAATCTATAAGTACTATACCCTAACTTTGAATTTTTTAAGCTACCGAATGCGTGCGAAATCTGAAATTATAACTTATTTGCAAGATAAAGAGGCAGAGGAAGAAGAAATCGCCCACGTATTGAAAAAGTTAGAGGACGAGAAGCTCATTGATGACGAAGCATTTGCGGAAGCTTACACCCGTACTAAAATGAACACTTCCTCTAAAGGACCGAATGTCATACGTCGGGAGTTGATGGAGAAGAAGATTCCTCAAAACTATATCGACGAGGCATTAGCGGGATATAGCAAAGAAATCGAAGTGGAGAAGCTGACTTCTTTATTGGAAAAAAAGATGAGCTCGAATAATAGGAAATCTTTTAATCAACAGCTGAATCAAGCCAAACAGTCGATGCTACAGAAAGGATTCAATATGGATTCAATCCAACTGGCGATTGAAGAAATTTCGATTGAAAAAGACGAAGATGAAGAGATGGAAGCAGTGCGTTTCCAAGGGGAGAAAGCTTGGAGAAAACATGAAAGAAAGCATGAAGGCTTTCAACTCAAACAACACGTGAAAGCATCACTTTTTCAAAAAGGATTCCCAGGGGACCTGATCCAACAGTTTATAGAAGAGAAAGAAGAAGAAGAGGTATAA
- a CDS encoding gamma-type small acid-soluble spore protein: MAKNKNQRQPNETAAGTNVQKVKQQNQQGQQPQEYGQEFAQETNAQEVKRRNQQAEQKKNQQQKPQQ, encoded by the coding sequence ATGGCTAAAAACAAAAACCAACGTCAGCCAAATGAAACTGCTGCTGGAACAAATGTACAAAAAGTGAAACAGCAAAACCAACAAGGCCAGCAACCACAAGAGTATGGTCAAGAATTTGCACAAGAAACAAATGCTCAGGAAGTAAAGCGTCGTAACCAACAAGCTGAGCAGAAAAAGAACCAACAACAAAAACCTCAACAGTAG
- a CDS encoding ABC transporter ATP-binding protein: MYSIKRYLEFVKPYKWKIALTILIGILKFGIPLLMPLIVKYVIDDIIEPTDMTQAEKLTELAWLMGGAFFLFLIARPPVEYYRQYLAQKVSSQILYDLRDKMFDHIQKLSLKFYSKSKTGEIISRVIHDVEQTKTFVVTGLMNIWLDMFTIVIAIVIMLNMDPLLTLAAIILFPVFGFSVKFFYSRLRSLTQKRSQSLAEVQGHLHERVQGMPVVRGFALEDHAQDEFNDRNGNYLNRAIDFATWNAKSYAVTHTITDVAPLIVIALGGYLAVSGSITVGTLAAFTGYMSLVYNPLRRLVNASTQLTQSHASMDRVFEFMDEKYDIVDKPNAKKMEKVHGDVSFENVSFNYDEDEEMVLKNINLSIPKGETVALVGMSGGGKSTLVSLIPRFYDVVEGRIKIDGKDIRDVQARSLRDKVGMVLQDNILFSDSVAMNIRMGKPDATDEEVIEAAKAANAHDFITEFPNGYDTLVGERGVKLSGGQKQRVAIARVFLKNPPLLILDEATSALDLESEHLIQEAMDKLAHNRTTFVVAHRLSTITHADRIVLMTKGQIEEEGTHEELMRKKGSYHRLFQVQALDSDEPEKSKPIMN, translated from the coding sequence TTGTACAGTATTAAACGTTATTTAGAGTTTGTTAAACCTTATAAATGGAAAATAGCATTGACGATTTTAATAGGTATATTAAAATTCGGTATTCCGTTGTTGATGCCCTTGATTGTCAAATATGTCATAGATGACATCATTGAACCGACGGATATGACGCAAGCGGAGAAATTAACAGAGTTAGCATGGCTGATGGGTGGGGCTTTCTTTCTTTTCTTAATTGCCCGGCCTCCAGTTGAATATTACAGACAATATCTCGCTCAGAAAGTGAGTAGTCAAATCTTATATGATCTCCGAGATAAGATGTTTGATCATATTCAGAAGCTGAGCTTGAAATTTTATTCAAAATCGAAAACAGGTGAAATCATTTCACGTGTTATTCATGACGTAGAACAGACGAAAACGTTCGTCGTTACTGGGTTGATGAATATTTGGTTAGACATGTTTACCATTGTTATCGCTATTGTGATCATGTTGAATATGGATCCTTTACTGACGTTGGCAGCCATTATATTATTCCCTGTTTTTGGATTTTCAGTGAAGTTTTTTTACTCCAGATTAAGAAGTTTGACACAAAAACGTTCACAATCTCTTGCTGAAGTTCAAGGACATTTGCACGAAAGGGTACAAGGGATGCCTGTTGTTCGTGGCTTCGCACTTGAAGATCACGCCCAGGATGAATTCAACGATAGGAATGGAAATTATCTTAATCGTGCCATTGATTTTGCTACTTGGAATGCTAAGTCATACGCAGTCACTCATACGATCACAGATGTCGCTCCTCTAATAGTCATAGCCCTGGGTGGTTATCTAGCGGTAAGTGGTTCCATTACTGTCGGTACGCTTGCTGCATTCACTGGCTATATGAGTCTTGTCTATAACCCGCTTCGTCGTCTTGTGAACGCCTCGACTCAGCTAACTCAGTCACATGCATCTATGGACAGAGTTTTTGAGTTTATGGACGAAAAATATGATATCGTGGATAAACCAAATGCGAAGAAGATGGAGAAAGTGCATGGAGATGTATCTTTTGAAAATGTATCCTTTAATTATGACGAAGATGAAGAAATGGTGCTCAAGAATATCAATTTATCAATTCCAAAAGGCGAAACAGTGGCCTTAGTAGGTATGAGTGGTGGAGGTAAATCAACACTTGTCAGTTTAATTCCTCGCTTCTATGATGTGGTCGAGGGAAGGATAAAAATTGATGGAAAAGATATACGTGACGTCCAAGCTCGTTCCCTTCGCGATAAAGTCGGAATGGTACTACAGGATAATATTTTGTTCAGTGATTCCGTTGCCATGAACATCCGAATGGGGAAACCAGATGCGACGGATGAAGAAGTGATTGAAGCGGCGAAAGCGGCTAATGCTCATGATTTCATCACTGAATTTCCGAATGGATACGACACATTAGTAGGTGAAAGAGGGGTCAAGCTTTCTGGTGGTCAAAAGCAGCGTGTCGCAATAGCACGAGTCTTTTTGAAAAATCCACCGCTGTTGATTTTAGATGAGGCGACTTCTGCACTTGATCTTGAGAGTGAGCATTTAATCCAAGAAGCGATGGACAAATTAGCTCATAACCGAACCACATTTGTAGTGGCTCACCGCCTCTCTACGATTACACACGCCGACCGGATCGTATTGATGACCAAAGGCCAGATCGAGGAAGAAGGAACACATGAAGAGTTGATGAGGAAGAAAGGTTCCTATCACCGATTGTTCCAGGTACAAGCTTTGGATTCGGATGAACCAGAAAAATCAAAGCCAATTATGAATTAA
- a CDS encoding DUF58 domain-containing protein: MMFRKSVQENNTLQIFVVIGTVILFVSFFVALQYVYILVFLALLVSIVYVLNVFYEKHIDDYLTFSFKRPVIRTHQGDDGYVEVTIEQKGILPILNGLLVLEMDDVVLLKDGQHQKRRFASFVDRPFNLMFWEKRTFRFPFEASKRGVARIRTLELRIPKIFGFGDVYLTSKVNFAQEVVVYPKKSTVPNIELLSPKRMGHHRARHSLFDNQSLPVGTREYQPGDGFNKIHWKASAKEGELQTKVFEKSSQISWRFIINVRSSSHYLAPDNIEELLENVAYMARFASKHNIPYSVFVNIPAINQIPFVHQQEGQGEKHYKRTLELMARMNLFTFSTPYEKLLHFIWKHEAPSAYTIHVGPIDDRQQKYLSQVANKGSEVYYLTPGKLSKGQEVEVKIHG; encoded by the coding sequence ATGATGTTTCGAAAATCCGTGCAAGAAAATAACACGCTTCAAATTTTCGTTGTCATCGGAACGGTTATCCTATTCGTAAGCTTTTTCGTAGCGCTTCAATATGTTTATATTTTAGTTTTTCTTGCATTATTAGTCTCCATTGTTTATGTGTTGAACGTCTTTTACGAGAAACATATTGATGACTATCTAACCTTCTCGTTTAAACGTCCAGTCATCAGAACACATCAAGGTGATGATGGATATGTAGAGGTGACGATTGAACAGAAGGGGATCTTGCCTATACTTAATGGACTATTGGTATTGGAAATGGATGATGTCGTTTTATTAAAAGATGGACAGCACCAGAAGCGGAGATTCGCGTCATTTGTTGATCGACCTTTCAACTTGATGTTCTGGGAAAAAAGGACATTCCGTTTCCCTTTTGAAGCTAGTAAACGTGGGGTTGCACGAATTAGGACACTTGAGCTTAGGATACCGAAAATTTTCGGTTTTGGAGATGTATACTTGACTTCGAAAGTCAATTTCGCCCAGGAAGTAGTCGTTTATCCAAAAAAATCAACCGTTCCTAATATCGAACTGTTGTCGCCTAAGCGTATGGGACATCATCGAGCGCGCCATTCACTGTTCGATAATCAGTCGTTGCCAGTAGGGACGAGAGAATACCAACCTGGAGATGGTTTCAATAAGATCCACTGGAAAGCTTCTGCAAAAGAAGGCGAGCTTCAGACCAAAGTATTCGAAAAATCGAGCCAGATTTCTTGGCGATTCATTATCAATGTTCGGTCAAGCAGCCATTATCTTGCGCCTGATAATATCGAAGAACTTCTTGAAAATGTCGCCTATATGGCTAGATTCGCGTCAAAACATAACATCCCTTATAGTGTGTTCGTGAATATACCTGCGATCAATCAAATTCCTTTCGTTCATCAACAAGAAGGGCAAGGAGAAAAGCATTACAAACGGACACTCGAGTTGATGGCAAGGATGAACCTTTTCACGTTCTCAACTCCTTATGAAAAGTTGTTACATTTTATATGGAAACATGAAGCACCATCAGCTTACACGATTCATGTTGGTCCGATAGATGATCGCCAACAGAAATACTTATCTCAAGTGGCTAATAAAGGATCAGAAGTATATTATTTAACCCCTGGCAAATTATCGAAAGGCCAGGAAGTGGAGGTGAAGATACATGGTTGA
- a CDS encoding metal-dependent hydrolase, which yields MMASGHQAMGLTWGIAAITFSHLLPLSIDGWTEWIFFLGIVLLGALLPDMDSPTSKIGRWLYSSIGILFLAFVIIYWQKPDWIWNFVEAELTFVLLLAVPIFLVASTHRTWTHSLAFIGILIIYLGLMEAWVTVPFYLQVGLILGVASHIFGDFITKRGVPLFYPILRKSFRFLVTFRTGSPTEKRIVLLLMLLNIWLIASTFNLG from the coding sequence ATGATGGCAAGTGGACATCAAGCGATGGGATTGACTTGGGGGATTGCGGCAATCACTTTTTCCCACCTACTCCCTTTATCAATAGATGGCTGGACGGAGTGGATTTTCTTCTTAGGAATTGTTCTGTTAGGAGCACTATTACCCGACATGGATTCTCCGACAAGTAAAATCGGGCGTTGGCTATATAGTAGTATTGGAATTCTCTTTTTGGCTTTTGTAATTATTTATTGGCAGAAGCCCGATTGGATTTGGAATTTTGTTGAAGCAGAGCTTACTTTTGTGTTGCTCCTCGCTGTACCTATTTTCTTGGTGGCGAGCACACATCGTACATGGACGCATTCGCTAGCCTTCATTGGAATCTTAATTATATATCTGGGGCTGATGGAAGCTTGGGTTACCGTCCCATTTTATCTGCAAGTTGGACTTATATTAGGGGTGGCTTCTCATATTTTCGGTGATTTCATTACGAAGCGCGGGGTCCCACTTTTTTATCCGATCTTGCGTAAATCCTTTCGTTTCTTGGTGACTTTCCGTACAGGTTCCCCTACCGAGAAAAGAATTGTACTTCTTCTGATGCTCTTGAATATCTGGCTTATTGCAAGCACCTTTAACTTAGGGTAG